A genomic segment from Granulicella arctica encodes:
- a CDS encoding Hsp20/alpha crystallin family protein yields the protein MNVTHPNYGQNYQLTRAALRLRTFTVSELEDLTGALKNTVYSFVSKLRGVNEEFLDFEEVQSLRGRPRRRFTLTQAGTKYLAELSFELASRFEEDAEEPAQVLEASEAEIAPAAVMTLPSDIYEEERELVFQVDVPGLSEEDLDVSIEQNDLVVRGERPAMQVRHGSTPFMIERQRGRFVRAYPLTGVVAPKIAHVAVQNGVLEVVLRKAVAGHALVAAVSEANEGTARAERVSRAAFRQAKETAE from the coding sequence ATGAATGTAACGCACCCAAACTACGGCCAGAACTACCAACTGACGCGGGCGGCCTTGCGGCTGCGCACCTTTACCGTTTCGGAGCTGGAGGACTTGACCGGTGCCCTGAAGAATACGGTCTATTCCTTCGTCAGCAAACTTCGCGGCGTCAACGAAGAGTTCCTCGATTTCGAAGAAGTGCAGTCGCTGCGTGGCCGTCCCCGGAGGCGTTTTACTTTGACGCAAGCTGGGACGAAATACCTAGCAGAGCTGAGCTTCGAACTGGCCTCTCGTTTTGAAGAGGACGCCGAGGAACCTGCGCAGGTGCTGGAAGCGTCCGAGGCGGAGATCGCCCCCGCCGCAGTGATGACGCTTCCCAGCGACATCTACGAAGAAGAGCGTGAGTTGGTCTTTCAGGTAGATGTTCCGGGGCTGTCCGAAGAGGACCTGGACGTGAGCATCGAACAGAACGATCTCGTCGTCCGTGGGGAGCGGCCTGCCATGCAGGTGCGCCATGGCTCGACCCCGTTCATGATCGAACGGCAACGCGGACGCTTTGTCAGAGCCTACCCGCTCACTGGGGTGGTTGCTCCTAAGATCGCCCACGTGGCTGTCCAAAATGGTGTTCTTGAGGTCGTTCTTCGCAAGGCGGTGGCAGGACACGCCCTGGTCGCCGCTGTCTCCGAAGCCAACGAGGGCACCGCTCGTGCCGAGCGGGTATCAAGAGCTGCCTTTCGTCAGGCTAAAGAGACTGCCGAATAG
- a CDS encoding DUF6438 domain-containing protein — protein MRIPILGLFVILCTLSTAAQTAVTPPAALELDGTQSRPHPIGPRELIRATDDPLPASLTAIQRAMHSRDRIENNFLSVELSVIVNPNGRIDSAKPIRGPERFYAQAQEIEMHRAFEPIHDKDGAIVRAHFTDSVQIAPPERWSDRSTPFPQPIDRTTFRIALQRTVCYGSCPGYKVSISGTGEVQWDGGSYAVAVPGTHHATLQPKLIDNLIDAVRASRILDARDEYRAGWTDNPTYTVSVDLNGLHKQIVDYIGIIVGMPTSIRDLEDTVDRIAGTDKWIAGNAELLPSLRAEHWDFAASTPDNMRLYNSALQHKNQDVLAAFGTAHAPVFSRDPKIPSPACTASATADSSTVLQMMASVPKDRPIPQSALSQCLMAAAQGGNLQLTEFWLKRGASVIAASHVYSADSMYLAQGSPLLAAIQGGSPAVVYRLLEAKAPLDSAHNDGRNLVAVAISSTQSNNPDDKRTILQTLLHAGVDPNERTDRDPSLFQLLSEPSLVPVLVAGGANPNAMDRNGMIPLMTNVYVPVLQAMLKAGADPTLRNKRGQNAAEWFRAEGLKEQADIIDAAIKTHLDGASPIAQH, from the coding sequence ATGCGCATCCCAATCCTTGGGTTATTCGTGATCCTCTGCACTCTTTCGACAGCCGCTCAGACTGCGGTCACTCCACCAGCCGCCCTCGAGCTTGACGGAACGCAATCGCGACCTCATCCCATCGGCCCGCGCGAACTTATCCGCGCCACCGACGATCCGCTTCCCGCTAGCCTGACTGCCATCCAGCGCGCCATGCATTCACGCGACCGCATCGAAAACAATTTTCTTTCAGTTGAACTCAGTGTCATAGTCAACCCTAATGGGCGTATCGATTCCGCAAAGCCCATCCGCGGCCCGGAGCGCTTCTACGCGCAGGCGCAAGAAATCGAGATGCATCGCGCCTTTGAACCGATCCACGACAAAGACGGCGCTATCGTCCGTGCGCACTTCACAGACTCCGTGCAGATCGCTCCCCCGGAAAGATGGTCAGACCGCTCCACACCGTTTCCGCAACCCATTGATCGCACCACCTTCCGCATCGCACTTCAGCGCACTGTCTGTTACGGATCATGCCCGGGCTACAAGGTTTCAATCTCCGGGACTGGAGAGGTGCAGTGGGACGGCGGCTCCTACGCTGTCGCCGTTCCTGGCACACACCATGCCACGCTCCAACCCAAACTCATCGACAATCTTATTGATGCCGTTCGAGCTTCTCGCATCCTTGACGCGCGCGATGAATACCGCGCTGGCTGGACCGACAATCCCACCTACACGGTCTCTGTCGACCTCAACGGGCTGCATAAACAGATTGTTGACTACATCGGCATCATTGTCGGCATGCCCACAAGCATCCGCGATCTAGAAGATACGGTCGACCGCATCGCCGGTACAGATAAGTGGATCGCCGGCAATGCGGAACTGCTCCCATCTCTTCGCGCCGAGCACTGGGACTTCGCCGCCTCCACACCGGACAATATGCGGCTCTACAACAGCGCTCTGCAACATAAGAACCAGGACGTGCTCGCCGCTTTTGGTACCGCACACGCACCGGTTTTCTCCAGGGATCCCAAGATTCCTTCGCCCGCCTGCACCGCAAGTGCCACAGCAGACAGCAGCACCGTGCTGCAGATGATGGCAAGCGTGCCGAAAGACCGCCCAATCCCGCAATCCGCCTTGAGCCAATGCCTCATGGCCGCAGCGCAAGGTGGCAATCTACAGCTAACCGAGTTTTGGCTCAAGCGCGGCGCGAGTGTGATCGCGGCATCGCACGTATACAGTGCGGATAGCATGTACCTCGCGCAGGGCTCGCCACTTCTCGCCGCAATCCAAGGCGGCTCCCCAGCTGTCGTGTATCGCCTTCTCGAAGCCAAGGCTCCACTCGACTCCGCCCACAACGATGGTCGTAACCTCGTCGCCGTCGCCATTTCTTCCACCCAGTCCAACAATCCAGATGACAAGCGAACCATCTTGCAGACTCTCCTACACGCAGGGGTTGATCCCAATGAACGGACTGACCGGGACCCCTCTCTCTTCCAGCTCCTTTCGGAGCCGTCGCTTGTGCCCGTGCTTGTAGCTGGCGGCGCAAACCCGAACGCTATGGACCGGAACGGTATGATCCCATTGATGACTAACGTTTATGTTCCAGTCCTGCAAGCCATGCTCAAAGCGGGTGCCGACCCTACCCTGCGTAACAAACGAGGCCAGAACGCTGCAGAGTGGTTTCGTGCGGAAGGCCTAAAAGAACAAGCCGACATCATCGATGCAGCCATCAAGACTCACCTCGACGGCGCGTCACCTATCGCTCAACACTAG